The following coding sequences are from one Gossypium raimondii isolate GPD5lz chromosome 4, ASM2569854v1, whole genome shotgun sequence window:
- the LOC105778852 gene encoding serine/threonine-protein kinase TIO has protein sequence MGIEEYHVIELVGEGSFGKVYKGRRKYTGQTVAMKFIMKHGKTEKDIHNLRQEIEILRKLKHENIIEMIDSFESQQEFCVVTEFAQGDLFQILEDDKCLPEEQVQAIAKQLVRALHYLHSNRIIHRDMKPQNILIGAGSVVKLCDFGFARAMSTNTVVLRSIKGTPLYMAPELVREQPYNHTVDLWSLGVILYELFVGQPPFYTNSVYALIRHIVKDPVKYPDEMSASFKSFLKGLLNKVPQNRLTWPALLEHPFVKETLDEVEAREVRATTATARQSDFALRSEENCIQTPNGKENSPAASEPCNVPSPQSDAKKYSPNTVQGNSALHDEFPGFSNPNDVKQTGNLALDRLENNSRTVNGAQIIGQDNEALALILLPIKKWSEGSQNACRDQDILHSSQSLRILSNLVAAGALQSVGILDEIMCELLNFTAILVGLKSSDVNELVSKSFSVTKILLAENNGSDAATSYFKHWVVIVEIFSQVVSHIEDASGRVFSESCACITTILVRVSQGLRACSSTQAPKGIASPSVINESLKQILDHAVTSRLVDHLCLCLATSGASLSSGSTNMLLAACEACRAIWSLMDAHEIFFMKENPSLFPLDALRSHSLARLDIRDHARGWLAGTEAAKVVDAVTRAFVRSKSVQFAIVNCLHQRVEPALSAAIHILSRCCLHNGIIPTVLCGLPNSLPVTTIVSGGADGTIVSELFSILSLCSSLNKDAQSDMKCKISNPPALTLHTCLLLATIAQCLKSTGRNSAIFMLTTSPKKQLSRLTILAQHVSSKDTTITSLQPHSASAMLAFASILSLEGGLSVESAISEIAVPLIPPTSTLCDHLKISSDCENDVGPKNTKAVLSYWHGFRDGCVGLLEAKLKWGGPLAVQQLIASGIPLLLINFLASNHSIASRQGVDIPNDGVGLSPIGVVWAVSSICFCLSGGVLTFRQTLLSSENMKLICSLISDVHLKLVRSWVGPGGGKDGIRDTINTVIDFLVFPFVAVQNAPGLPAATASVNSGFILNMGSAAERVCKEDKEMVKAIVEDMGKYIKILLEVGVPGIVLRCLDQLESKDLGRTVAFLAKMVGHRPLAVQLVGKGLLDPNRMRRLLDSSPRDATLDTLMIVSDLARMDKGFYEFINGALILDTLRDFLSHEDPNVRAKACNALGNMCRHSAYFYESLARHHIIGLLIDRCADPDRRTRKFACFAIGNAAYHNDMLYEELRRSIPQLAKLLVSAEEDKTKANAAGALSNLVRNSNKLCEEIISKGAIQALLKLVADCSAVALNPSKKDAVNESPLKIALFSLGKMCAYPNCRQFLRSSELFPVIGRLRQSPESSIVKLAVAIVSKVTDAS, from the exons ATGGGAATTGAAGAATACCATGTGATAGAGCTAGTAGGTGAAGGCTCTTTTGGTAAAGTATATAAAGGAAGGCGAAAATACACTGGCCag ACTGTAGCAATGAAGTTTATAATGAAGCATGGAAAAACTGAGAAGGACATTCATAATTTAAGACAGGAAATTGAG ATTCTGCGAAAGTTGAAGCATGAAAATATCATTGAAATGATTGATTCATTCGAGAGCCAACAAGAATTCTGTGTTGTTACTGAATTTGCACAA GGTGATCTATTTCAGATTCTAGAGGATGATAAGTGCCTTCCTGAGGAGCAAGTTCAAGCAATTGCAAAGCAATTG GTGAGGGCATTGCACTACTTGCATTCCAACCGGATCATCCATCGTGACATGAAGCCACAAAACATTCTCATTGGTGCTGGCTCTGTTGTTAAG CTTTGTGATTTTGGGTTTGCACGTGCAATGTCCACTAATACTGTTGTTTTACGATCCATAAAAG GCACCCCATTGTACATGGCCCCAGAGCTTGTGCGAGAACAGCCCTACAACCACACTGTTGACCTGTGGTCTCTTGGAGTCATATT GTATGAATTATTCGTTGGGCAACCTCCCTTTTATACGAATTCAGTATACGCACTCATCCGGCACATAGTTAAG GATCCAGTCAAATACCCAGACGAAATGAGTGCAAGTTTCAAAAGCTTTCTGAAGGGATTGCTTAACAAG GTACCTCAAAATCGGTTGACATGGCCCGCACTTCTTGAACATCCATTTGTTAAAGAAACATTGGATGAAGTAGAGGCCAGG GAGGTGCGCGCTACAACTGCTACAGCCAGGCAATCTGATTTTGCATTGAGGAGTGAGGAAAACTGTATCCAGACACCAAATG GTAAAGAAAATTCTCCTGCTGCTTCAGAGCCTTGTAATGTTCCAAGCCCTCAGAGTGATGCTAAAAAATATAGTCCTAATACAGTCCAGGGAAATTCTGCACTGCATGACGAGTTTCCTGGATTTTCAAATCCCAATGATGTTAAACAGACAG GTAACTTGGCATTAGACAGATTAGAAAACAACTCTCGCACAGTTAATGGGGCACAAATTATTGGTCAGGATAATGAAGCCTTAGCACTTATTTTGCTTCCAATCAAAAAGTGGTCAGAAGGATCACAAAATGCTTGCAG GGATCAAGATATTCTCCATTCAAGTCAGTCTTTGAGAATTCTTTCTAATTTAGTTGCAGCTGGTGCTCTCCAGTCTGTCGGAATACTGGATGAAATAATGTGTGAACTTCTTAATTTCACTGCCATTTTAGTTGGTTTGAAATCATCTGATGTTAATGAGTTAGTGTCAAAG AGTTTTTCTGTTACTAAAATCCTGTTGGCAGAAAATAATGGAAGTGATGCTGCCACTTCCTATTTCAAACACTGGGTTGTCATAGTTGAAATTTTCTCACAG GTTGTAAGCCACATTGAAGATGCCTCTGGGAGAGTTTTCTCTGAGTCTTGTGCGTGCATCACAACTATATTAGTTAGAGTGTCTCAGGGTCTTCGAGCATGTTCTTCGACTCAGGCTCCTAAGGGAATCGCCTCTCCCTCTGTGATTAATGAATCATTGAAACAGATTTTGGACCATGCTGTTACGTCCCGTTTAGTGGACCATCTATGTTTATGTTTAGCAACTTCAGGTGCAAGTCTCAGCTCTGGATCCACAAATATGCTGCTTGCTGCTTGTGAAGCATGTAGGGCTATCTGGTCATTGATGGATGCTCATGAAATCtttttcatgaaggaaaatCCCAGTTTGTTTCCCTTGGATGCTTTGCGGAGTCACTCTTTGGCTCGACTTGACATCAGAGATCATGCCCGTGGTTGGCTGGCTGGAACAGAAGCAGCGAAAGTCGTTGATGCAGTAACTAGGGCTTTTGTCAGATCAAAATCTGTGCAGTTTGCTATAGTCAATTGCCTTCATCAACGTGTAGAGCCAGCATTATCTGCTGCTATTCAT ATTTTGTCAAGATGTTGCCTACACAATGGCATTATTCCAACTGTTCTTTGCGGCCTTCCCAATTCCCTACCTGTTACTACTATTGTTAGCGGTGGAGCCGACGGTACCATTGTTTCAGAGCTATTCTCTATATTATCTTTATGTTCATCGTTGAACAAAGATGCACAATCAGATATGAAGTGTAAAATAAGCAATCCTCCTGCCTTGACTCTGCATACATGTCTTCTCCTTGCTACAATTGCTCAGTGTTTAAAATCTACTGGAAGAAATTCTGCAATATTTATGCTTACAACCTCCCCAAAGAAGCAGCTCTCTCGACTTACTATACTTGCTCAGCATGTTTCTTCTAAAGATACAACAATAACCTCATTACAACCTCATTCTGCATCAGCTATGCTGGCTTTTGCTTCCATTCTATCACTTGAAGGTGGACTGTCTGTTGAGTCTGCCATATCTGAAATTGCAGTGCCCTTGATTCCTCCAACTAGCACACTTTGTGATCACCTTAAAATTTCCTCAGACTGTGAAAATGATGTTGGCCCTAAGAACACCAAAGCTGTTCTCTCATATTGGCATGGTTTTAGGGATGGATGTGTAGGCTTGTTAGAAGCCAAACTGAAATGGGGAGGACCATTGGCTGTACAGCAGTTGATTGCAAGTGGTATCCCGTTActtcttattaattttttggcCAGCAACCATTCAATCGCTTCACGTCAAGGAGTTGATATCCCAAATGATGGAGTTGGCCTATCCCCTATAGGAGTTGTATGGGCAGTTTCATCGATATGTTTCTGCCTTTCAGGTGGAGTACTAACCTTTCGGCAAACCTTGCTCAGCAGTGAGAACATGAAGCTCATATGTAGTTTGATATCTGATGTTCATCTCAAGCTTGTCAGGTCCTGGGTTGGGCCTGGTGGAGGGAAAGATGGAATCAGAGATACAATAAATACAGTAATTGATTTCTTAGTGTTTCCTTTTGTTGCTGTACAAAATGCTCCTGGTTTGCCAGCTGCTACTGCTTCAGTAAATAGTGGGTTCATTCTCAACATGGGTTCAGCCGCTGAGAGAGTATGCAAGGAAGACAAGGAGATGGTGAAAGCAATTGTGGAAGATATGgggaaatatattaaaatcctcCTGGAG GTGGGAGTGCCTGGCATAGTTCTTCGTTGTTTGGATCAATTAGAGTCAAAGGATCTCGGAAGAACTgttgcctttcttgccaaaaTGGTAGGACATCGACCACTTGCAGTCCAACTTGTAGGGAAAGGGTTGTTGGATCCAAATAGAATGAGAAGGTTGCTTGATTCAAGTCCAAGAGATGCCACACTTGACACTTTGATGATTGTTTCTGATTTAGCTCGTATGGATAAG GGTTTCTATGAATTCATCAATGGGGCTTTGATTTTAGACACTTTACGGGACTTTCTCTCTCATGAAGATCCCAATGTTCGAGCCAAAGCATGCAATGCTCTAGGCAACATGTGTCGGCATAGTGCATACTTCTATGAGTCACTG GCAAGACATCACATCATTGGGCTCCTTATTGATCGATGTGCTGATCCAGACAGACGGACAAGGAAATTTGCATGTTTTGCA ATTGGAAATGCTGCCTACCATAATGATATGTTGTACGAAGAATTGAGGAGATCAATACCTCAACTAGCAAAGCTGCTGGTTTCAGCAGAAGAAGACAAGACTAAAGCAAATGCTGCAGGTGCACTGAGTAATCTTGTGCGCAACTCTAACAAGCTCTGCGAAGAAATCATCTCCAAGGGGGCCATACAG GCATTACTAAAATTGGTAGCTGATTGTTCAGCAGTTGCTTTAAATCCAAGCAAAAAGGATGCAGTTAATGAGTCACCATTAAAGATAGCTCTTTTCTCACTGGGAAAGATGTGCGCATATCCAAATTGCCGACAGTTCCTTCGTTCATCGGAGTTGTTCCCGGTGATAGGACGGCTTCGGCAATCCCCGGAATCAAGCATTGTAAAGCTTGCAGTAGCTATTGTGAGCAAAGTTACGGATGCATCATGA
- the LOC105780149 gene encoding 4-coumarate--CoA ligase-like 7: MSVQVSRAVPLKEQSGDAPPPVNRSGFDLRTGIYSSLFQLTDHLKVPTDPDLGIASFVLSQFPHPHVAESKLALIDSATNQHLTYAQLHRSIRSLAGGLYHLGFRKGDVVFLLSPNSLLYPTICLAVFSIGAILSTANPINTSSEIAKQVLDSGAKLVISAPEELHKFERIQVPTMVTSRQSKEGNSLSIEELIERGDTHEVHEIKIKQSDTAAVLYSSGTTGTSKGVILTHSNLITTARLVRWYAEETSSVNDVFLGFIPFFHIYGLVFFGYGLSCCGITTVLMQRFDFQEMLKAIQVHKVNNIAAVPPVVLGLVKNCKSNDSLSSVRRIGSGAAPLSKELSEAFRAQFPWVELRQGYGLTESCGAATVFVSDEMAKAHPGSCGSLLPTFSAKVVDMETGLALPPYKEGELWLKGPTIMKGYLGNEEATAATLDKDGWLKTGDLGYFDEDGLLYIVDRVKELIKHNGYQVAPAELEALLLSHPNILDAAVIPVEDEESGQIPMAYVVKAVDSELTHEQVIQFVAAQVAPYKKVRRVEFIDVIPKSAAGKILRKQLILQTQRPILSKL; encoded by the exons ATGTCAGTTCAAGTGTCCAGGGCCGTCCCCCTCAAGGAACAATCCGGCGATGCTCCGCCTCCGGTCAACCGAAGTGGCTTCGATTTGCGTACCGGAATTTATAGTTCGTTATTTCAACTTACCGACCATCTCAAAGTTCCCACTGATCCTGACCTTGGGATCGCTTCCTTTGTGCTATCTCAGTTCCCTCATCCTCATGTTGCTGAATCAAAACTTGCACTCATTGATTCAGCCACAAATCAGCACCTCACGTACGCTCAACTTCATCGGTCAATCCGATCGCTTGCCGGCGGTCTTTACCATCTCGGATTCCGCAAAGGCGATGTCGTGTTCCTTTTGTCCCCTAACTCACTCTTGTACCCAACGATATGTCTTGCAGTATTCTCAATTGGTGCAATCCTCTCAACTGCCAATCCAATCAATACGTCTTCGGAGATAGCTAAACAAGTGCTCGACTCCGGTGCTAAGCTCGTTATCTCAGCCCCGGAGGAGTTACATAAATTCGAACGAATTCAGGTTCCTACAATGGTCACATCTCGGCAATCAAAAGAGGGTAATTCATTATCTATAGAAGAATTAATCGAACGCGGGGATACACATGAAGTACATGAAATTAAGATTAAACAGTCGGATACGGCGGCGGTATTATACTCTTCGGGTACTACCGGAACAAGCAAGGGCGTTATATTAACgcattcaaatttaataacaacGGCAAGACTTGTAAGATGGTATGCAGAAGAAACTTCGTCTGTAAACGATGTGTTTTTGGGGTTCATACCCTTTTTTCACATATACGGCCTCGTATTTTTCGGGTACGGGCTATCTTGTTGCGGTATCACGACGGTGTTGATGCAAAGATTTGATTTCCAGGAAATGTTGAAGGCAATTCAGGTTCATAAAGTTAATAACATCGCTGCCGTACCCCCGGTGGTGCTTGGTTTAGTGAAAAACTGCAAAAGCAATGATAGCTTGTCAAGCGTGAGAAGGATTGGGTCAGGAGCTGCACCGTTAAGCAAGGAATTGAGTGAAGCATTCAGGGCTCAGTTTCCATGGGTGGAGCTGAGGCAAGGATACGGGCTAACCGAGAGCTGCGGTGCTGCGACGGTGTTCGTGTCGGACGAAATGGCGAAAGCTCATCCAGGGTCATGTGGGTCGCTGCTGCCGACTTTTAGTGCGAAGGTGGTGGATATGGAAACAGGCTTGGCTTTGCCACCCTACAAAGAAGGAGAGCTATGGTTAAAAGGGCCTACAATCATGAAAGGGTACTTAGGAAATGAGGAAGCAACGGCTGCAACTTTAGACAAAGATGGGTGGCTTAAAACTGGGGATCTTGGTTATTTTGATGAGGATGGGTTGCTTTACATTGTTGATAGGGTAAAGGAGCTTATCAAGCACAATGGGTATCAG GTTGCACCAGCAGAACTGGAGGCACTGCTTTTAAGCCACCCCAACATCCTGGATGCAGCAGTTATACC GGTTGAAGATGAAGAGTCAGGGCAGATACCAATGGCGTATGTGGTAAAAGCAGTTGATTCTGAGCTCACTCATGAACAAGTCATTCAATTTGTAGCTGCCCAG GTGGCTCCTTACAAGAAAGTGAGGAGAGTGGAATTTATAGATGTAATCCCAAAGTCAGCAGCTGGCAAAATCCTGAGGAAGCAGCTGATTTTACAAACCCAACGCCCTATTCTCTCCAAGTTGTAA